The following proteins come from a genomic window of Flavobacterium crocinum:
- a CDS encoding Ig-like domain-containing protein, which translates to MKHKLLFIFLFFSIFCYSQENCNNGVDDDGDGKIDLNDEDCICNNTTSILQNHSFEEKTNCPQGFDDIPTTTYWTKGTIPSPDYLNKDCYLLNTIYNKNLQNFPDGKGIFRAVYKNNKKEYIATKLSSPLSTGIKYQLTLNIATLMSIETNNLSKRFDFNFLEPTYVTLYGCTNKDNLPLYTTSDPNSFDSSWIEIGKVLYQPQTTWGEITINFTTNIAINAIMLGPEKVLPPSFNTDYEPSFLYDNLRLNTAENFGVTIVQSGSFCNNDLILTANLNKTMNPATTFQWYKNGIAIIGATNKTYSIPSIKTNLGEYVVKVTDQNDCFISPKLTINNSILNPSVTVVQPTCQDINGYIKVNEPGIEYSFDKGLPFLSDDNYVTKDLVWKTDPNFATKEYGKYYVQTRTASGCISTPTIVTINPPILLDRPTFSIIQPTCSSGGTITITTPGSQFSFDDGLTWENSAVKANLPTGTYLIKIKNSSGCESYSQSVLLFTSYINSPNYTLSQPTCNQGGSITITSPASEYSFDNGETWTTNSTATNLPSGYYNVRIKDEFGCVSKPYFNQIYLNKFSKPYPEAKVTQPNTCSNTGSIIFSKLSSKYSIDNGQTWQETPAFNNLRPGNYVLKTQNELGCESEVFQVKINFYLPKPTYTTINPGCTTNGSITITSPASEYSFDNGETWTTNPTAANLPAGSYNIRIKNELGCESDLVYAYLPAFYLDAPTFKIINPNCETESKWSISITTPASEYSFDGGFSWSTNSSISNLDYGTYFLKIKNALGCESSYAIATINNAYYLGRPEFSVSQPTCTTPGRVTITTPAAFYSFDDGATWSTDPNLTKYPHGNVSGYLRIKNKSGCVSEPNWFSLNHNYLNPPTYTIVQPTICDSNATGSITITTAADLYSFDGGLSWSTNRTASNLPIGFKYQLKIKNKEGCESGNLVVEFTPLKIKEVDYKATYPSCGKGGSITITTPAPFYSFDGGETWGTNPTASNLPLGFYYPKIKNEAGCVSQTNYSVNFTEEYLSNFNIQVTQPTCESKNKGSITIDPIFDQYSFDDGRTWSQYNSAINLSPGNYYIVVKNNLGCQSWWRTVTLYDFYLPRPNYTATPPVCGTGGSITITTPAALYSFDDGISWTTNPTAVNLDEGYYGIKIKNELGCESYPQNIYVPKFYLNTPSYSIIQPNCESLGSITFTTVASEYSIDNGLTWQANATFPNLTADNYYLKIKNELGCESSPKYISLYNSNPSPQQPNVNAQQPSSCTAAKGTITVSTNAYQYSFDNGLTWTTNSKAVNLDPGTYFVKIKNSSTGCPSLATKAIINTPLDAIVAPNYTVSHPVSCNNPFGTITITTIASKYSFDNGLTWKTNSDSGNLAIGNYMIKIQNAAGCESEAVSISINAPTDYPTTPTNNITQPNCNNSQGKITILTTASEYSFDNGLNWSNNATSTFLNPGEYYLKIKNANGCVSEPVKATIIAFVNSIPLPENANPKIFCIQENATLDNIQMTGNNIKWYNAQTGGTPLVNTTLLQNNGAYFASQTIDGCESLRVPISVTIQNTLTPTGNANQQFCTGQNPTITNLEITGTSIKWYDALTNGNLLAETTTLIDGKTYYASQTENSCESPRFGVKVSIVNTPSAPSGNGTQEFCKNENPTLEDIQMTEQNLKWYDTNFSAAPLPNTTLLENDRTYYASQTIGCESDRTPILVKVYNTPLPTGNNNQQFCINEIATLESLNIAGTDLKWYDAKTSGNILPETTLLQTTAYYVTQTLNGC; encoded by the coding sequence ATGAAGCACAAATTACTTTTTATTTTTTTGTTTTTTTCAATATTTTGCTATTCTCAGGAAAATTGTAATAACGGAGTTGATGATGATGGCGACGGCAAAATAGACTTAAATGATGAAGATTGTATTTGTAATAATACTACTTCCATTTTACAAAATCATTCTTTTGAAGAAAAAACAAATTGCCCTCAAGGTTTTGATGACATTCCAACTACTACTTATTGGACAAAAGGAACGATCCCATCCCCTGATTATTTAAATAAAGACTGCTATCTTCTTAATACCATTTATAACAAGAATCTTCAAAATTTTCCCGATGGTAAAGGAATTTTCAGAGCAGTATACAAAAACAATAAAAAAGAATATATTGCTACAAAATTATCAAGTCCATTAAGTACCGGCATAAAATATCAGTTAACGCTGAATATTGCTACATTGATGAGTATCGAAACAAATAACCTAAGTAAACGTTTTGATTTTAATTTCTTAGAGCCTACTTATGTAACACTTTACGGTTGTACCAATAAAGATAATTTACCATTATATACTACCTCAGATCCAAATTCATTTGACTCATCTTGGATTGAAATTGGAAAAGTTTTATACCAACCTCAGACTACCTGGGGAGAAATAACAATTAATTTTACTACAAACATTGCTATTAACGCAATAATGTTAGGACCAGAAAAGGTATTACCTCCATCCTTTAACACGGATTATGAACCTTCTTTTTTGTATGATAATCTAAGATTAAATACTGCTGAAAATTTTGGTGTTACTATTGTTCAAAGTGGCAGTTTCTGCAATAATGATTTAATATTGACTGCTAACCTGAATAAAACCATGAATCCAGCAACAACTTTTCAATGGTATAAAAATGGAATAGCAATAATTGGAGCAACGAATAAAACTTATTCAATTCCTTCAATTAAAACAAATTTAGGAGAATATGTCGTAAAAGTTACAGATCAAAATGATTGCTTTATAAGTCCAAAATTAACGATAAACAATTCAATTCTTAATCCTTCTGTCACAGTAGTTCAGCCTACTTGTCAAGATATAAACGGTTACATCAAAGTTAACGAACCTGGAATAGAATACAGTTTTGATAAAGGTTTGCCTTTTCTTTCAGATGACAATTATGTTACAAAAGATTTAGTATGGAAAACAGATCCCAACTTTGCTACAAAAGAATATGGTAAATATTATGTTCAGACAAGAACCGCTTCGGGTTGTATTTCTACACCTACAATTGTAACAATTAATCCCCCAATATTACTAGACCGTCCTACATTTTCGATTATTCAACCAACTTGCAGTTCTGGTGGAACTATTACTATCACAACTCCGGGATCACAATTTAGTTTTGATGATGGTTTGACTTGGGAAAACAGTGCTGTCAAAGCAAATTTACCTACTGGAACTTATTTAATTAAAATAAAAAACAGTAGCGGATGTGAATCCTATTCTCAAAGCGTCTTGCTTTTTACATCATACATTAATTCTCCTAACTATACTTTAAGTCAACCTACCTGCAATCAGGGCGGCAGTATTACTATTACCAGCCCCGCATCTGAATACAGTTTTGATAACGGAGAAACATGGACAACTAATTCAACAGCAACTAATCTGCCTTCCGGCTATTACAATGTTAGAATTAAAGATGAATTTGGATGTGTGTCGAAACCTTATTTTAATCAAATTTATTTAAATAAATTTTCTAAACCATATCCGGAAGCCAAAGTTACTCAACCAAATACTTGTAGCAATACCGGAAGTATTATCTTTTCAAAGCTTTCATCTAAATATAGTATTGACAACGGGCAAACATGGCAGGAAACACCTGCTTTTAATAATTTACGACCTGGTAATTATGTACTAAAAACTCAAAATGAACTAGGTTGCGAATCCGAAGTTTTTCAGGTTAAAATAAATTTTTATTTACCTAAACCAACTTATACCACTATAAATCCCGGATGTACGACAAATGGCAGTATTACTATTACCAGCCCGGCATCTGAATATAGTTTTGATAATGGAGAAACATGGACAACAAATCCAACGGCAGCTAATTTACCTGCGGGTTCTTATAATATTAGAATTAAAAATGAATTAGGCTGTGAATCTGATCTTGTATATGCCTATTTACCTGCTTTCTATCTTGATGCACCCACATTCAAAATAATAAATCCGAATTGTGAAACGGAATCCAAATGGAGTATATCAATTACAACCCCGGCATCTGAATATAGTTTTGATGGTGGTTTTAGTTGGAGTACAAACTCAAGCATTTCTAATTTAGATTATGGAACTTACTTCCTGAAAATAAAAAATGCTTTAGGCTGTGAATCAAGTTATGCAATTGCCACTATAAATAATGCCTATTATTTGGGACGTCCTGAATTTTCAGTTTCACAACCTACATGTACTACCCCTGGACGTGTTACCATAACCACTCCTGCGGCATTTTATAGTTTTGATGATGGAGCAACATGGAGTACAGATCCAAATCTTACTAAATATCCTCATGGTAACGTAAGTGGTTATCTTAGGATTAAAAATAAATCAGGCTGTGTAAGTGAACCTAATTGGTTTAGTCTTAACCATAATTATCTTAATCCTCCAACTTATACAATAGTGCAACCAACGATTTGTGACAGTAATGCTACCGGAAGTATTACTATTACGACAGCAGCCGACTTATATAGCTTTGATGGAGGTTTAAGCTGGAGTACTAACCGTACAGCTTCAAATCTTCCCATAGGATTTAAATATCAATTAAAAATAAAAAATAAAGAAGGATGTGAATCAGGAAACCTTGTAGTTGAATTCACACCTCTTAAAATAAAGGAGGTCGATTACAAAGCCACTTATCCTAGCTGCGGTAAAGGAGGTTCTATTACAATTACTACACCGGCACCATTTTACAGTTTTGATGGTGGTGAAACTTGGGGCACAAATCCAACTGCTTCAAATTTACCACTTGGTTTTTATTATCCTAAAATAAAAAATGAAGCCGGATGTGTCTCACAAACAAATTATTCTGTGAATTTCACTGAAGAATATTTATCTAATTTTAATATTCAGGTAACTCAACCTACTTGTGAATCAAAGAATAAAGGGAGTATTACAATAGATCCAATATTTGATCAATATAGCTTTGATGACGGTAGAACCTGGAGTCAATACAACTCTGCCATAAATCTATCTCCTGGTAATTATTACATAGTAGTTAAAAACAATTTAGGCTGTCAGTCCTGGTGGAGAACTGTAACACTTTATGATTTTTATCTACCCAGACCAAATTATACCGCAACTCCTCCTGTATGTGGAACTGGAGGAAGTATTACAATAACTACTCCGGCTGCCTTATACAGTTTTGATGATGGAATAAGTTGGACAACTAACCCAACAGCTGTAAATTTAGATGAAGGGTATTACGGAATAAAGATAAAAAATGAGTTAGGGTGTGAATCCTATCCTCAAAATATTTATGTTCCAAAATTTTACCTTAATACGCCATCATACTCAATAATACAACCTAATTGCGAATCTTTAGGCAGTATAACTTTCACTACAGTTGCTTCAGAATATAGTATAGACAATGGTTTAACCTGGCAAGCTAACGCTACTTTTCCTAATTTAACTGCTGATAATTATTATTTAAAAATAAAAAACGAATTAGGATGTGAATCGAGTCCAAAATACATTTCTTTATATAATTCGAATCCATCACCTCAACAGCCAAATGTTAATGCTCAACAGCCAAGTAGTTGTACAGCTGCTAAAGGGACTATTACAGTGTCAACAAATGCTTATCAATACAGTTTTGATAATGGACTTACCTGGACTACAAATTCTAAGGCAGTTAATTTAGATCCTGGCACCTATTTTGTTAAAATCAAAAACAGCAGTACAGGCTGTCCTTCACTTGCAACAAAAGCAATTATCAACACACCGTTAGATGCCATAGTAGCTCCAAATTATACAGTTTCTCATCCTGTAAGCTGTAACAATCCCTTTGGGACAATTACTATTACAACCATAGCCTCAAAGTATAGTTTTGACAATGGATTAACATGGAAAACAAATTCAGATTCTGGAAATTTAGCTATAGGGAATTATATGATTAAGATTCAAAATGCTGCCGGATGTGAATCTGAAGCTGTTTCGATTAGCATAAATGCACCTACAGATTACCCAACTACCCCAACAAACAATATAACCCAACCTAATTGTAATAATAGTCAAGGAAAAATAACCATTCTTACTACAGCATCCGAATATAGTTTTGATAACGGTTTAAACTGGTCTAATAATGCAACATCGACATTTTTAAATCCAGGTGAATATTATTTAAAAATTAAAAATGCCAATGGATGTGTTTCTGAACCAGTAAAAGCCACTATAATAGCTTTTGTGAATTCAATACCATTGCCTGAAAATGCAAATCCTAAAATCTTCTGCATTCAGGAAAATGCTACTTTAGATAATATTCAAATGACCGGAAACAACATAAAATGGTATAACGCTCAAACTGGCGGAACACCTTTGGTCAATACAACATTACTCCAAAATAATGGAGCTTATTTTGCATCACAAACAATAGATGGGTGTGAGAGTTTAAGAGTTCCTATATCCGTTACGATTCAGAATACATTAACACCAACCGGAAATGCCAATCAGCAATTTTGTACCGGACAAAACCCAACAATTACAAATCTAGAAATAACTGGTACTTCAATAAAATGGTACGATGCACTAACCAATGGAAATTTATTAGCTGAAACAACTACTCTAATTGATGGAAAGACCTACTATGCATCACAAACAGAAAACAGTTGCGAAAGTCCAAGATTTGGAGTTAAAGTTTCTATTGTAAATACTCCGTCTGCCCCATCAGGAAATGGAACTCAGGAATTTTGTAAAAATGAAAACCCAACGTTGGAAGACATTCAAATGACTGAACAAAATTTAAAATGGTACGATACCAATTTTTCAGCAGCTCCTCTGCCTAATACAACTTTATTAGAAAATGACCGAACATATTATGCTTCACAAACAATTGGATGTGAAAGCGACAGAACTCCAATTTTGGTAAAAGTCTATAATACACCTTTACCAACTGGAAATAACAATCAACAATTTTGTATTAATGAAATTGCCACTTTAGAAAGTTTAAACATCGCTGGAACCGATCTTAAATGGTATGATGCTAAAACCAGCGGAAATATTTTACCGGAAACCACTTTACTGCAAACCACAGCTTATTATGTCACACAGACTTTAAACGGCTGCTAA
- a CDS encoding T9SS type B sorting domain-containing protein, with translation MGQNIKWYENISSTISISESTSLENGITYYATQTISNCESDRIPVTINIQEATTGDCIHFVEELPFPKFFTPNGDGFNDLWTIDSAYLAPNSRIKIYDRYGKLIKELAPNTSWNGTYLGNLEPASDYWFSATRFNGTEFRGHFSLKR, from the coding sequence TTGGGACAGAATATCAAATGGTATGAAAACATTTCTTCAACTATTTCCATTTCAGAATCAACATCTCTTGAAAATGGAATTACTTATTATGCCACTCAAACTATCAGCAATTGCGAAAGTGATAGAATTCCAGTTACTATAAATATTCAGGAAGCAACAACTGGTGATTGTATCCATTTTGTTGAAGAACTTCCTTTTCCTAAATTCTTTACTCCTAACGGTGACGGATTTAACGATCTTTGGACAATTGACTCTGCTTATTTAGCTCCAAATAGCAGAATTAAAATCTATGATCGTTACGGAAAACTAATTAAAGAATTGGCACCAAATACTTCCTGGAACGGAACTTATCTTGGTAATCTAGAACCTGCATCCGATTATTGGTTTTCAGCCACACGTTTTAATGGTACAGAATTTAGAGGCCATTTTAGTTTGAAACGATAA